In one window of Poriferisphaera corsica DNA:
- a CDS encoding MBOAT family O-acyltransferase encodes MVFSSYSFLLLFLPIVLAGFAIATKLPSRRIPFVWLILCSLIYCGYWRLNDLLPLAVSILVNFSVGRVLVKDGLADTYKRLIFSVGLIFNLGMLGWFKYAGMFSDTVNTLFGFSWHVPAVVLPIAISFYTFQQIAYLFDAKNGLTREHQFIDYCLFVTFFPQLIAGPIVHHRDILPQFYGRRLSFDSSNLAIGVSLFVFGLSKKVLIADELAILVGRAFTGSPGAAGAGGVGEAELLTFGTAWLGAVAYTLQIYFDFSGYSDMAMGLGRLFGVKLPLNFNSPYRATNIIDFWRRWHITLSVFLRDYLYIPLGGNRKGKVRRYGNLIMTMLLGGMWHGASWVFVLWGGMHGFYLMVNHAWRAVFGKRDMGLTGLITCRGITFVAVVIAWVLFRAADLGEAGRFLTAMSGMNGLDGGEHIYKPLQVILIVVLLGVVFVLPNVQVMMRKYRPQFGKRLGWDGIRGLGTWRWRPEMFWMVVQGALFVVCLVQISRGGEFIYYRF; translated from the coding sequence ATGGTTTTTAGTTCGTACTCATTTTTGTTGCTTTTTCTGCCGATTGTATTGGCTGGTTTTGCTATTGCGACGAAACTACCCAGCCGCCGTATCCCTTTCGTCTGGCTGATCTTATGCTCACTGATCTACTGTGGTTATTGGCGACTCAATGACCTGCTGCCGCTGGCGGTATCGATTCTGGTGAACTTCAGCGTTGGACGGGTACTTGTAAAAGATGGGTTGGCCGATACTTACAAACGGCTTATTTTTTCCGTTGGCCTGATCTTCAATCTGGGAATGTTGGGTTGGTTTAAATATGCGGGGATGTTTTCAGATACGGTCAATACGCTGTTTGGTTTCAGTTGGCATGTACCAGCGGTGGTGCTGCCGATTGCGATATCGTTCTACACGTTCCAGCAGATCGCGTATTTATTTGATGCGAAAAACGGTTTGACGCGTGAGCATCAGTTTATTGATTACTGTTTGTTTGTGACGTTTTTCCCGCAATTGATTGCGGGGCCGATTGTTCATCATCGGGATATATTGCCGCAGTTTTATGGCAGGCGGTTGTCATTTGATTCATCTAACTTGGCGATAGGTGTGTCGCTATTTGTATTTGGGCTTTCGAAGAAGGTTTTGATTGCAGATGAATTAGCCATCCTGGTTGGTAGAGCTTTTACAGGGAGTCCGGGCGCCGCGGGGGCAGGGGGAGTAGGGGAGGCGGAGCTGCTGACGTTTGGGACTGCGTGGCTTGGGGCGGTGGCTTATACATTGCAGATCTACTTTGATTTTTCGGGGTACTCGGATATGGCGATGGGGTTGGGTCGTTTATTTGGGGTGAAATTGCCCTTGAACTTTAATTCGCCGTATCGCGCGACGAATATTATTGATTTCTGGCGGCGGTGGCATATTACATTGTCGGTGTTTTTACGAGACTATTTATATATCCCGTTGGGCGGAAACCGGAAGGGGAAAGTGCGGCGATATGGGAACCTTATTATGACCATGCTGCTGGGTGGGATGTGGCATGGCGCGTCATGGGTGTTTGTGCTTTGGGGAGGGATGCACGGATTTTATTTGATGGTGAACCATGCGTGGCGGGCGGTGTTTGGGAAACGAGATATGGGGCTTACGGGATTGATTACATGCAGGGGGATCACCTTTGTGGCGGTTGTGATTGCATGGGTACTGTTTAGGGCTGCTGATTTGGGGGAGGCAGGGCGGTTCTTAACGGCGATGAGTGGAATGAATGGTTTGGATGGGGGTGAACATATTTACAAGCCGCTTCAAGTGATCTTGATTGTGGTGTTGTTAGGTGTTGTGTTTGTGTTGCCGAATGTACAGGTGATGATGCGGAAGTATCGGCCGCAGTTTGGGAAGCGATTGGGATGGGATGGCATTCGGGGGTTGGGAACTTGGCGATGGCGACCAGAAATGTTCTGGATGGTTGTGCAGGGCGCATTATTTGTG